The window GTTCACCCTCCAGACGGACTACGAGAACCTCGACGGCGACACCCGGAGCGCCGACGACGTCCGCTTCCGACAGACCGTCGAACAACGGCGGGACGTCTTCACGGTCGAACCCGTCAACGCCACCCTCACGGCCGGTGGCTCGGACCGCGTCGTCCTCGCGGTGACGAACAACGACGACGAGACGGTCACCGACGTCTCGGCGAAGGTCTTCGCCTCCCAACCGCTGTCGATGAGCGACGACGAGGCGTTCATCGACGAACTCGAACCCGGCGAAACCGCGCGAATCCCCTTCCGGGTCAGCGCCGCCGACAACGCGATGGAGAAGGCCTACCCGATATCCATCGACTTCCAGTACGTCGATGAATCCGGCGAGACGCGCCTGACCGACAGCTATCGGGTTCCGGTCGACGTCGAGGAGCAAAGCGGCGGCCTCTTCGGCTCTATCGGCCCCGCTATTCCCCCCGCGCTGGCCGCCCTCGGCCTCGCACCGCTTGCCCCCGTCGCCCTCCGCTACCGGCGCCGATAGATGGACGTCAACTACCAACGCTACGTCGACCGGGTCAACACCCTCATCACCGAGCGGCCGGGGACCGTCATCCTCGTCTTCCTGCTGGTGACCGCCGGGTTCGCCGCCGGCCTCGGCAGCGTCGAAACCGCGGCGGGCACCCAGCAATTCGCCCAGAACGTCCCCGCCGAGCAGGCCTTTCAGGAGGTCAACCGCCAGTTCACCCCCACCTTTACCGCCGATACCGGGAGCACACAACTGATTCAGAGCGGCGAGAACGTGCTGGGTCGAACCGAACTCCTCCGGATGCTCCGGGTTCAGGAGGAACTGGCCGACCGGCCGGCGATGCGCGTATCCAGTACCTCCAGTGCCGCCAGCATCGTCGCCCAGCAACTGGACCCCTCGGCGACGACGCCGGAAGAACAGCAGCAGGCCATCGAGGGCGCGACCGACACGGAAATCCGCGAAGCCGTCCGGCAGGCCGACGAGCAGAACCCACGGTTTTCGGGCCTGCTATCGAACGACTTCAACCGCGGGTCCGCGAGCGCTTCGGCGACCATCGGCGTCGTCACCCACCAACTCCCGGCCGGCCTCGAAGCCAGTTCCGGGCAGGGCGGCGCGAGCCCGCTGACCCCGATTCAGGAGCGGGCCCAGTACGTCACCGAGAGCGCGGGCGGCGACATCCGCGTGTTCGGGTCCGGCATCACCGCCGCCGAGTTCACGATGGTCATCACCGACACGCTCCGTATCGTCGTCCCCGCCGCACTCCTGCTGATTACGTTCTTCCTGATGGTCGCCTATCGGGACCTCGCGGACCTGCTTTTGGGCGTCGTTTCCCTCCTGATGGCGCTGGTCTGGACGTTCGGCTTCATGGGCCTGGCCGGCATTCCGTTCAGTCAGGTGCTGATAGCGGTGCCGCCCATGCTGCTTGCGGTCGGCATCGACTTCGGCATCCACGCGGTCAACCGCTATCGTGAGGAACGCGACGAAGGCTACGACATCACCGAGGGGATGCGCCAGGCCAACGACCAGGTGCTCGTCGCCTTCTTCATCGTCACCGGGACGACGGTCATCGGCTTTGCCGCCAACCTGACCAGCGACCTCGTTCCAATCCGTGAGTTCGGTATCGTCGCCGCCATCGGCATCGTCTTCACGTTCCTCATCTTCGGTATCTTCCTCCCGGCCGCGAAGGTGAAACTGGACCACGCCCGCGTCAAATATCCGATTCCGACCTTCTCGACGGCGCCGATGGGGTCGGGCGAATCCCGACTCTCGGACGTACACGAGGTCGGCATCACCATCGCCCGGGCGGCCCCGTTCGCCTTCGTCATCCTGTTGCTCGTCGGCAGCGGGTTCGCGGGCGTCTACGCGACGGGCATCGACACTACCTTCGAAAACGAGGACTTCCTGCCGCCCGAGGAACCCCCGGAGTATTACGAGTACGCGCCCGAACCGCTCGAACCCGGCGACTACAGCGTCACGCAAAACATCAACTTCCTGCAGGACAACTTCCAGTCCGGACAGGACGACACCGTCACCGTCTACGTCGAGGGGCCAATGGAGGCGCCACACGCCCTGAAGTCGATTCATCGCGCCGGCGACGACCCGCCCGATAGTTTCGTCCGCGAGGGCGGCCGCGCCGACGAAACCAGCCTCGTGACGGTGATTCAGGACCACGCCGAGCGCGACCCCGAGTTCCGCCGACTGGTCGACCGCAACGACATCGACGCCGACGGCGTCCCCGACCGCAACCTCGGGGAAATTTACGACTACCTGCTCGACTCGCCGGCCAGCGGCCAGACGCGGCAGTACCTCACCGAGGACCGCCGGGCGACCCGGGTCGTCTACTCCGTCGAGTCCGACGCCTCCCAACAGGAGATTACGGCCGACGCACGGACCGTCGCCGACAGACACCGATACGAGGCCACCGCGACCGGCAACACCGTCGTCTTCCAGGCCATCTCCGACCTCATCCTCCAGTCGG of the Natronomonas halophila genome contains:
- a CDS encoding efflux RND transporter permease subunit; its protein translation is MDVNYQRYVDRVNTLITERPGTVILVFLLVTAGFAAGLGSVETAAGTQQFAQNVPAEQAFQEVNRQFTPTFTADTGSTQLIQSGENVLGRTELLRMLRVQEELADRPAMRVSSTSSAASIVAQQLDPSATTPEEQQQAIEGATDTEIREAVRQADEQNPRFSGLLSNDFNRGSASASATIGVVTHQLPAGLEASSGQGGASPLTPIQERAQYVTESAGGDIRVFGSGITAAEFTMVITDTLRIVVPAALLLITFFLMVAYRDLADLLLGVVSLLMALVWTFGFMGLAGIPFSQVLIAVPPMLLAVGIDFGIHAVNRYREERDEGYDITEGMRQANDQVLVAFFIVTGTTVIGFAANLTSDLVPIREFGIVAAIGIVFTFLIFGIFLPAAKVKLDHARVKYPIPTFSTAPMGSGESRLSDVHEVGITIARAAPFAFVILLLVGSGFAGVYATGIDTTFENEDFLPPEEPPEYYEYAPEPLEPGDYSVTQNINFLQDNFQSGQDDTVTVYVEGPMEAPHALKSIHRAGDDPPDSFVREGGRADETSLVTVIQDHAERDPEFRRLVDRNDIDADGVPDRNLGEIYDYLLDSPASGQTRQYLTEDRRATRVVYSVESDASQQEITADARTVADRHRYEATATGNTVVFQAISDLILQSALVSLTVALTGTAVFLVFIYWLLLGRASLGIANVIPVAITVTLIAASMRALGIAFNAFTATILAITIGLGIDYSVHITHRFADEYEKRGQEVYAALEPTILGTGGALAGSMLTTVFGIGVLVLSLFPAIGQFGFLTALSVFYSYLASIFVLPSVLVGWAWATDRIAG